A genomic region of Clavibacter michiganensis subsp. insidiosus contains the following coding sequences:
- a CDS encoding carbohydrate ABC transporter permease has protein sequence MATTIAPVPVGRPADGRGAAGSDPGAGGPSPVRPGRARARALRTGARTVPLLPSIVLLALFLLGPVISSLYGSFTDASLTGYAAGGARFIGFDNYTALFSDPDFPKSVLLTLAFVFFSAVVGQNVVGLGLALLMRQGNRVVRAIVGTFVIAAWVLPEIVAAFAAYAFFDDDGTLNTILGWFGIEGANWLYGLPLLSVILANVWRGSAFSMLVYAAAVQEVPPEITESAEVDGATGWQRLVFITLPMIRRSISTNLMLTTLQTLSVFTLIFVMTGGGPGTSSSTLPILAYQEAFQFSQLGFGTAIATIMLLVGAVFSVIYIRALRPEVD, from the coding sequence GTGGCCACCACCATCGCCCCCGTCCCGGTCGGCCGCCCGGCCGACGGGCGGGGCGCGGCGGGGTCGGATCCGGGCGCGGGCGGGCCGTCGCCGGTCCGCCCCGGCCGGGCCCGCGCCCGCGCGCTGCGCACCGGCGCGCGCACCGTCCCGTTGCTGCCCTCCATCGTCCTGCTCGCCCTCTTCCTCCTCGGCCCCGTGATCTCGAGCCTGTACGGCTCCTTCACCGACGCGTCCCTCACCGGGTACGCGGCCGGCGGCGCGCGGTTCATCGGCTTCGACAACTACACCGCGCTGTTCTCGGATCCCGACTTCCCGAAGTCGGTGCTCCTCACCCTCGCGTTCGTGTTCTTCTCGGCGGTCGTCGGGCAGAACGTCGTCGGCCTCGGGCTGGCGCTGCTCATGCGGCAGGGGAACCGCGTCGTGCGGGCGATCGTCGGCACCTTCGTCATCGCGGCGTGGGTGCTGCCGGAGATCGTGGCCGCGTTCGCCGCGTACGCGTTCTTCGACGACGACGGGACGCTCAACACGATCCTCGGATGGTTCGGGATCGAGGGCGCGAACTGGCTGTACGGCCTGCCGCTGCTGTCGGTGATCCTCGCGAACGTGTGGCGCGGATCCGCCTTCTCCATGCTCGTCTACGCGGCGGCCGTGCAGGAGGTGCCGCCGGAGATCACCGAGTCCGCGGAGGTGGACGGCGCGACCGGCTGGCAGCGGCTCGTCTTCATCACGCTGCCGATGATCCGCCGCAGCATCTCGACGAATCTCATGCTCACCACGCTGCAGACGCTCTCGGTCTTCACCCTCATCTTCGTGATGACGGGCGGCGGCCCCGGCACGAGCAGCTCGACCCTGCCGATCCTCGCCTACCAGGAGGCGTTCCAGTTCTCGCAGCTGGGCTTCGGCACCGCGATCGCCACGATCATGCTGCTCGTCGGAGCGGTGTTCAGCGTGATCTACATCAGGGCGCTGCGCCCGGAGGTGGACTGA
- a CDS encoding alpha-mannosidase has translation MPPTTALAEARIERFVRDRLVPNVHRRRMPLAIEAWDAPGEPVPFAEAVRQEYRPFGVGTPWSRAWGTTWFHVTGTVPEDAAADGTALEVLVDLGFSERQPGFQAEGLVHRPDGSVVKAIEPYNGYVPLAAVGAGTAPGTRIDLWIEAASNPDIGGDSFHGETPLGDPATAGDEPIYRLRTMDLAWRDEAVWELDRDVWTLRGLMAQLDPASSRRAEILAALERMCDAVDPDDVAGTAAAGRRQLEAPLAAPAHASAHRVTAVGHAHIDSAWLWPVRETRRKVARTFSNVLALMDEDPDFVFAASSAQQYAWLKEDHPELFERLRQRVAEGRFVPVGGMWVESDTNMPGGEALVRQLVQGKSFFLEEFGIDSREVWLPDSFGYTGALPQIVRGAGAEYFFTQKQSWNETNTMPHHTFLWEGIDGSRVFTHFPPVDSYNSDLSGEDLARAERQHAEKAVSNASIVPFGWGDGGGGPTREMVAAAHRTRDLEGSPRVELGTPLSFFDAARAEIRDPHVWSGEMYLEFHRGTYTSQARTKQGNRRSEHLLREAELWLATAAVRDLVAYPHDELDALWRTVLLLQFHDILPGTSIAWVHQEAEREHARVQGRLRELVADAQAALAGPGDRRVAFNAAPVDAAGVGALSAAVVDPGPALPAPVADGDGWLLDNGLVRARFDADGTVSSLVDAASGRDLVAPGQRLGLLQLFRDTPNQWDAWDIDDAYRRNRTDLTEVAATRIDGDALVIERAFGTSRVTQTWTLPAGEPELQVVTDIDWHERQKLLKLAFPLDVHADRAASEVQFGHVQRVTHANTSWETARFETVAHRWVHVGEPGFGVAVANDATYGHDVTRIPRPAGGSATLVRQSLLRAPVFPDPHADQGRHMLRSAVRVAPDVLDAADAGYRLNLPVREVAGDHGVAPLVTSSNAAVVIEAVKLAEDRSGDLVVRLYEARGGRERTVVRVDAAAGLGPATRTDLLERPLAGADAPVTGDGIELTLRPFEIATLRFARR, from the coding sequence ATGCCCCCCACCACCGCGCTCGCCGAGGCCCGCATCGAGCGCTTCGTCCGCGACCGGCTCGTGCCGAACGTCCACCGCCGCCGGATGCCGCTCGCGATCGAGGCGTGGGACGCGCCCGGCGAACCCGTGCCGTTCGCCGAGGCGGTGCGGCAGGAGTACCGGCCCTTCGGGGTCGGCACCCCGTGGAGCCGCGCTTGGGGCACCACTTGGTTCCACGTCACCGGCACCGTGCCGGAGGACGCCGCGGCCGACGGGACGGCGCTCGAGGTGCTCGTCGACCTCGGCTTCAGCGAGCGGCAGCCCGGATTCCAGGCGGAGGGCCTCGTGCACCGGCCCGATGGCAGCGTCGTGAAGGCCATCGAGCCGTACAACGGGTACGTGCCGCTCGCGGCCGTCGGGGCCGGCACCGCACCGGGCACGCGCATCGACCTCTGGATCGAGGCGGCATCGAACCCCGACATCGGCGGCGACTCCTTCCACGGCGAGACGCCGCTCGGCGACCCCGCGACCGCGGGCGACGAGCCCATCTACCGGCTGCGCACGATGGACCTCGCCTGGCGCGACGAGGCCGTCTGGGAGCTCGACCGCGACGTGTGGACGCTGCGGGGTCTGATGGCCCAGCTGGATCCGGCGTCGTCCCGCCGCGCCGAGATCCTCGCGGCGCTCGAGCGCATGTGCGACGCGGTGGATCCCGACGACGTCGCCGGTACGGCCGCCGCGGGCCGCCGGCAGCTGGAGGCCCCGCTCGCCGCGCCCGCCCACGCGAGCGCGCACCGGGTCACCGCGGTCGGCCACGCGCACATCGACTCGGCGTGGCTCTGGCCCGTGCGGGAGACGCGCCGCAAGGTGGCGCGCACGTTCTCCAACGTGCTCGCGCTCATGGACGAGGATCCCGACTTCGTGTTCGCCGCCTCCAGCGCGCAGCAGTACGCGTGGCTGAAGGAGGACCATCCGGAGCTGTTCGAGCGCCTCCGACAGCGCGTGGCCGAGGGTCGCTTCGTGCCGGTGGGCGGCATGTGGGTGGAGTCGGACACGAACATGCCGGGCGGCGAGGCGCTCGTCCGCCAGCTCGTGCAGGGCAAGAGCTTCTTCCTCGAGGAGTTCGGCATCGACTCGCGCGAGGTGTGGCTGCCCGACTCGTTCGGCTACACGGGCGCGCTGCCGCAGATCGTGCGGGGGGCGGGCGCCGAGTACTTCTTCACCCAGAAGCAGTCGTGGAACGAGACCAACACGATGCCGCACCACACGTTCCTCTGGGAGGGGATCGACGGCAGCCGCGTCTTCACGCACTTCCCGCCGGTGGACTCCTACAACTCCGACCTCTCCGGGGAGGACCTCGCGCGCGCCGAGCGGCAGCACGCCGAGAAGGCCGTGAGCAACGCGTCCATCGTCCCCTTCGGGTGGGGCGACGGCGGCGGCGGGCCGACGCGCGAGATGGTCGCGGCCGCCCACCGCACGCGCGACCTCGAGGGGTCGCCGCGCGTGGAGCTCGGCACGCCGCTGTCGTTCTTCGACGCCGCGAGGGCCGAGATCCGGGACCCGCACGTGTGGTCGGGCGAGATGTACCTCGAGTTCCACCGCGGCACCTACACGTCGCAGGCGCGCACGAAGCAGGGCAACCGGCGCAGCGAGCACCTGCTGCGGGAGGCGGAGCTGTGGCTCGCGACCGCCGCCGTGCGCGACCTCGTCGCGTACCCGCACGACGAGCTCGACGCGCTCTGGCGCACGGTGCTGCTGCTGCAGTTCCATGACATCCTGCCGGGCACGTCGATCGCCTGGGTGCACCAGGAGGCCGAGCGCGAGCACGCCCGCGTGCAGGGCCGGCTCCGGGAGCTCGTCGCCGACGCGCAGGCGGCGCTGGCGGGACCAGGCGACCGGCGCGTCGCGTTCAACGCGGCGCCCGTGGACGCGGCGGGCGTCGGCGCGCTGTCGGCCGCGGTCGTGGATCCGGGCCCCGCCTTGCCCGCGCCCGTCGCGGACGGCGACGGCTGGCTCCTCGACAACGGCCTCGTCCGCGCCAGGTTCGACGCCGACGGCACGGTCTCCTCGCTCGTCGACGCGGCGTCCGGCCGCGACCTCGTCGCCCCCGGCCAGCGCCTCGGCCTCCTCCAGCTGTTCCGCGACACCCCGAACCAGTGGGACGCGTGGGACATCGACGACGCCTACCGCCGCAATCGCACCGACCTCACCGAGGTGGCGGCGACGCGGATCGACGGAGACGCCCTGGTGATCGAGCGCGCGTTCGGCACCTCGCGCGTCACGCAGACGTGGACGCTGCCCGCCGGCGAGCCGGAGCTCCAGGTGGTCACCGACATCGACTGGCACGAGCGGCAGAAGCTGCTGAAGCTCGCGTTCCCCCTCGACGTGCACGCCGACCGCGCCGCGTCGGAGGTGCAGTTCGGGCACGTGCAGCGCGTCACGCACGCGAACACGTCGTGGGAGACCGCGCGCTTCGAGACGGTCGCCCACCGCTGGGTGCACGTGGGCGAGCCGGGCTTCGGCGTCGCGGTCGCGAACGACGCGACGTACGGGCACGACGTGACGCGGATCCCCCGCCCCGCCGGCGGCAGCGCGACCCTCGTGCGCCAGTCGCTCCTGCGGGCGCCCGTGTTCCCCGACCCGCACGCCGACCAGGGCCGGCACATGCTGCGCTCCGCCGTGCGCGTCGCGCCCGATGTGCTCGATGCGGCCGACGCGGGCTACCGCCTGAACCTGCCGGTGCGCGAGGTCGCGGGAGACCACGGCGTCGCGCCGCTCGTCACGTCGTCGAACGCGGCCGTCGTGATCGAGGCCGTCAAGCTCGCCGAGGACCGCTCGGGCGACCTCGTCGTGCGGCTCTACGAGGCCCGCGGCGGCCGGGAGCGCACGGTCGTGCGGGTGGATGCGGCGGCCGGCCTCGGCCCCGCGACCCGCACCGACCTGCTCGAGCGGCCGCTGGCGGGCGCGGACGCGCCGGTGACGGGCGACGGCATCGAGCTGACGCTGCGGCCGTTCGAGATCGCGACCCTGCGGTTCGCGCGCCGCTAG
- a CDS encoding extracellular solute-binding protein — MTNHPPRRRTRARILQITAASVAALLLATGCSSGAGGGGDGKTLKVAYQKFGTFTQMDDHMKETAKTFEAANPGMKVEFVPIAAQNDDYFTKLALMNRSASTAPDVMYEDTFKVKSDAAAGYLLPLDDQVAKWDDWSEFFDSAKQAGVGEDGKVYGIPMGTDTRALWYNKQLFQKAGLPVPWEPRTWDDVLDAAKTIKQKLPDVVPLNVYSGKPQGEGATMQGFEMLHYGTPTGTLYDDATGTWLTGSQGFEDSLGFIRDVYQGGVGPKPEEALDTNIGTIVAGQWLPQGKLAIDLDGSWLSGTWLDTGTNPWPEWSDVMGQAPMPTQDGQAPGSVSMSGGWTLAVGAKTKAPDKAFEFIADALDKDGSTSYDIAASQIAVRSDVAEDPAYVASNPTSAFFSSLVDTTHFRPATSDYSRISNAITVAMESVMTGQQSPAEAAAAYDQALVGIVGDDGTQKAED, encoded by the coding sequence ATGACGAACCATCCGCCTCGCCGCAGGACGCGGGCCCGCATCCTCCAGATCACGGCGGCGTCCGTCGCCGCCCTCCTCCTCGCCACCGGCTGCTCGAGCGGCGCGGGCGGCGGCGGCGACGGGAAGACCCTCAAGGTCGCGTACCAGAAGTTCGGGACCTTCACCCAGATGGACGACCACATGAAGGAGACCGCGAAGACCTTCGAGGCCGCGAACCCCGGCATGAAGGTCGAGTTCGTGCCCATCGCCGCGCAGAACGACGACTACTTCACCAAGCTCGCGCTGATGAACCGCTCGGCCTCGACGGCCCCCGACGTGATGTACGAGGACACCTTCAAGGTGAAGTCCGACGCCGCCGCCGGCTACCTCCTCCCCCTCGACGACCAGGTCGCGAAATGGGACGACTGGTCCGAGTTCTTCGACTCCGCCAAGCAGGCGGGCGTCGGCGAGGACGGCAAGGTCTACGGGATCCCGATGGGCACCGACACGCGCGCCCTCTGGTACAACAAGCAGCTCTTCCAGAAGGCTGGCCTCCCCGTGCCGTGGGAGCCCAGGACCTGGGACGACGTGCTCGACGCGGCGAAGACCATCAAGCAGAAGCTGCCGGACGTCGTCCCGCTCAACGTCTACTCGGGCAAGCCGCAGGGCGAGGGCGCGACGATGCAGGGCTTCGAGATGCTGCACTACGGCACCCCCACGGGCACGCTCTACGACGACGCCACGGGCACGTGGCTCACGGGATCGCAGGGCTTCGAGGACTCGCTCGGCTTCATCCGCGACGTGTACCAGGGCGGCGTCGGCCCGAAGCCCGAGGAGGCGCTCGACACCAACATCGGCACCATCGTCGCGGGCCAGTGGCTCCCGCAGGGCAAGCTCGCGATCGACCTCGACGGCTCCTGGCTGAGCGGCACCTGGCTCGACACCGGCACGAACCCGTGGCCCGAGTGGAGCGACGTCATGGGCCAGGCGCCCATGCCCACGCAGGACGGCCAGGCCCCCGGCTCGGTCAGCATGTCGGGCGGCTGGACCCTCGCGGTGGGCGCGAAGACGAAGGCCCCCGACAAGGCGTTCGAGTTCATCGCCGACGCGCTCGACAAGGACGGCTCGACGTCCTACGACATCGCGGCCAGCCAGATCGCGGTCCGCAGCGACGTGGCCGAGGATCCGGCGTACGTCGCCTCCAACCCGACGTCCGCGTTCTTCTCCTCCCTCGTCGACACGACCCACTTCCGCCCGGCGACCAGCGACTACAGCCGCATCTCCAACGCGATCACCGTGGCGATGGAGTCGGTGATGACCGGCCAGCAGTCGCCCGCCGAGGCCGCGGCCGCGTACGACCAGGCGCTCGTCGGCATCGTCGGCGACGACGGGACGCAGAAGGCGGAGGACTGA
- a CDS encoding diacylglycerol/lipid kinase family protein, with protein sequence MTTSTPASAPSPASTDGPGRRAAVVYNPIKVDLASLKTKVAQAAGAAGWQETLWFETSEDDPGRGAAQEALSHDVDMVIAAGGDGTVRAVAEGMSGSGVSLGLLPSGTGNLLARNLKLTLNDVEHSLAAAFSGRDRTVDLAAIEILREDETRDKHVFVVMAGVGIDAKMLANTDSELKKRVGWLAYVDAIFKALRDRDQLRLRYRLDGRSVHRRRAHTLIVGNCGSLPANILLLPDAAVDDGILDVVLMRPEGVFGWLQIWLKVAWENGVVRRTAAGRRLMGPEKEVRALEYRTAEEVVVRLEKEEDIELDGDPFGRALGFKIQVLPGGLTVRVPQDS encoded by the coding sequence ATGACGACCTCCACCCCCGCCTCCGCACCCTCGCCCGCGTCCACCGACGGGCCGGGCCGCCGTGCCGCCGTCGTCTACAACCCGATCAAGGTCGACCTCGCGTCGCTGAAGACCAAGGTCGCGCAGGCGGCGGGCGCCGCCGGCTGGCAGGAGACCCTCTGGTTCGAGACCAGCGAGGACGACCCGGGCAGGGGCGCCGCCCAGGAGGCCCTGTCGCACGACGTCGACATGGTCATCGCGGCGGGCGGCGACGGCACGGTCCGCGCGGTGGCCGAGGGCATGTCGGGATCCGGTGTCTCGCTCGGCCTCCTGCCCTCCGGCACGGGCAACCTGCTGGCCCGCAACCTCAAGCTCACGCTCAACGACGTCGAGCACTCCCTCGCGGCCGCGTTCTCCGGACGCGACCGCACGGTGGACCTCGCGGCCATCGAGATCCTGCGCGAGGACGAGACGCGCGACAAGCACGTCTTCGTGGTGATGGCGGGCGTCGGCATCGACGCGAAGATGCTCGCGAACACCGACTCGGAGCTGAAGAAGCGCGTCGGCTGGCTCGCGTACGTCGACGCGATCTTCAAGGCGCTCCGCGACAGGGACCAGCTCCGCCTGCGCTACCGGCTCGACGGCCGCAGCGTCCACCGCCGCCGCGCGCACACGCTCATCGTCGGCAACTGCGGGTCGCTGCCCGCGAACATCCTGCTGCTGCCGGACGCCGCGGTCGACGACGGCATCCTCGACGTCGTGCTCATGCGTCCCGAGGGCGTCTTCGGCTGGCTCCAGATCTGGCTCAAGGTCGCGTGGGAGAACGGCGTCGTCCGCCGCACCGCCGCGGGACGCCGCCTCATGGGCCCGGAGAAGGAGGTGCGCGCGCTCGAGTACCGCACCGCCGAGGAGGTCGTGGTGCGCCTCGAGAAGGAGGAGGACATCGAGCTCGACGGTGATCCCTTCGGCCGCGCCCTGGGCTTCAAGATCCAGGTCCTCCCCGGCGGGCTGACCGTGCGGGTGCCGCAAGACTCCTGA
- a CDS encoding DinB family protein produces the protein MTAAQHPPDDAIRDDLIRHFRLAREALVWKLDGLGEHDVRRPLVPTGSNLLGLVKHAAGVEAGYLGFVFGRPFPEELPWMEEDAPPNADMRATAEESRADILGLSARVGAHSEATLRALPLDAVGRVPWWPGEAGRVTVQRIAVHLVAELNRHAGHADILRELVDGAAGLRAASGNLPDGDADFWRAEHAETARVARQAAGLPPVD, from the coding sequence ATGACCGCAGCGCAGCACCCTCCCGACGACGCCATCCGCGACGACCTGATCCGCCACTTCCGGCTCGCGCGCGAGGCGCTCGTCTGGAAGCTCGACGGCCTCGGCGAGCACGACGTGCGCCGGCCGCTCGTGCCGACGGGATCCAACCTGCTCGGCCTCGTGAAGCACGCGGCGGGCGTCGAGGCCGGCTACCTCGGCTTCGTCTTCGGCCGGCCGTTCCCCGAGGAGCTGCCGTGGATGGAGGAGGACGCGCCGCCGAACGCCGACATGCGCGCGACCGCGGAGGAGTCGCGGGCGGACATCCTCGGGCTGTCCGCGCGGGTTGGGGCGCACTCGGAGGCGACGCTCCGGGCGCTGCCGCTCGACGCCGTCGGTCGCGTGCCGTGGTGGCCGGGGGAGGCCGGGCGGGTGACCGTGCAGCGGATCGCCGTGCACCTCGTCGCGGAGCTGAACCGGCACGCGGGGCACGCCGACATCCTGCGCGAGCTCGTCGACGGCGCAGCCGGGCTGCGCGCCGCCAGCGGCAACCTGCCCGACGGCGACGCCGACTTCTGGCGGGCCGAGCACGCGGAGACCGCCCGCGTCGCTCGGCAGGCGGCGGGGCTGCCGCCGGTCGACTGA
- a CDS encoding fatty acid desaturase family protein — MTDTTAAPRIVLTRPKRGGGANPTTEYSGLLNTVRDAGLLNRRVGFYVLMFAGITAALVGLGVGFVLLGDSWFQLLIATGLGIIFTQFAFLAHEASHRQVFESGKANDIAGRALANLFVGISYSWWMTKHSRHHANPNVMGKDPDIERDVISFTQEDAARAKGIYGWFTRHQGYAFFPILVFEGLNLHVHGFRTVFGRGKVDKRWLEISMLTTRIVAYLAVVFFFLPLGMAFAFVGVQLAVFGVYMGASFAPNHKGMPVLPKDSKVDFLRRQVLTSRNIKSTWLTDIYMGGLNYQIEHHLFPNMPRPALKKAQVIAKEYCATHNIPYTETTLLASYGIVIAYLNRVGLSAGGDPFDCPASAAFGR; from the coding sequence ATGACAGATACCACCGCAGCCCCCCGGATCGTGCTGACCCGACCCAAGCGCGGAGGCGGGGCGAACCCCACCACCGAGTACTCGGGCCTCCTCAACACCGTGCGCGACGCCGGTCTCCTGAACCGCCGTGTCGGCTTCTACGTGCTCATGTTCGCCGGCATCACCGCGGCCCTGGTGGGCCTCGGCGTCGGCTTCGTGCTCCTCGGCGACAGCTGGTTCCAGCTGCTCATCGCCACCGGGCTCGGCATCATCTTCACCCAGTTCGCCTTCCTCGCCCACGAGGCCTCGCACCGCCAGGTGTTCGAGTCGGGCAAGGCCAACGACATCGCGGGTCGCGCGCTCGCCAACCTCTTCGTCGGCATCAGCTACTCCTGGTGGATGACCAAGCACTCGCGTCACCACGCGAACCCGAACGTCATGGGCAAGGACCCGGACATCGAGCGCGACGTCATCTCCTTCACGCAAGAGGACGCCGCCCGCGCCAAGGGCATCTACGGCTGGTTCACGCGCCACCAGGGCTACGCCTTCTTCCCGATCCTCGTGTTCGAGGGCCTCAACCTGCACGTCCACGGCTTCCGCACCGTGTTCGGCCGCGGCAAGGTCGACAAGCGCTGGCTCGAGATCTCCATGCTCACGACGCGCATCGTCGCCTACCTCGCCGTCGTCTTCTTCTTCCTGCCGCTCGGCATGGCGTTCGCGTTCGTCGGCGTGCAGCTCGCCGTCTTCGGCGTCTACATGGGTGCCTCGTTCGCCCCGAACCACAAGGGCATGCCCGTGCTGCCGAAGGACTCGAAGGTCGACTTCCTGCGCCGCCAGGTGCTCACGTCGCGCAACATCAAGAGCACGTGGCTGACCGACATCTACATGGGCGGCCTCAACTACCAGATCGAGCACCACCTCTTCCCGAACATGCCGCGGCCCGCCCTCAAGAAGGCCCAGGTCATCGCGAAGGAGTACTGCGCGACCCACAACATCCCGTACACCGAGACCACCCTGCTGGCCTCGTACGGCATCGTCATCGCGTACCTCAACCGCGTGGGCCTCTCGGCCGGCGGCGACCCGTTCGACTGCCCCGCATCGGCGGCGTTCGGCCGCTGA
- a CDS encoding carbohydrate ABC transporter permease, producing the protein MAVTTMTPAAARPARARRSARPPGSRMTSPSGRVMRAVANGVLVLVALCFAVPLVWLLLAAFDPSATLAAKVPDGFTLDNFRAVLTPEISFIPLMNSLVLSGGCAVVTVVVAILAAYPLSRYRMRITKPFLYGILFGTCLPITAMMVPVYSLFVTLDLIDSIGGTVFFLAATSLPMAIWMAKNFMDSVPISLEEAAWTDGASMMRTLTHIVVPLMRPGIAVVFIFVFIQAWGNFFVPFILLLSPDKQPAAVSIFAFFGQYGSVAYGQLAAFSLVYSVPVIALYVLVSRTLGGSNALAGAVKG; encoded by the coding sequence ATGGCCGTGACCACGATGACCCCGGCCGCCGCCCGGCCGGCCCGCGCGAGGCGGTCGGCCCGGCCGCCGGGATCGCGCATGACCTCGCCGAGCGGCCGCGTGATGCGCGCCGTGGCGAACGGCGTGCTGGTGCTCGTCGCCCTGTGCTTCGCCGTGCCGCTCGTGTGGCTCCTGCTCGCGGCCTTCGATCCGTCGGCGACGCTCGCGGCGAAGGTCCCGGACGGGTTCACGCTCGACAACTTCCGGGCCGTGCTCACGCCGGAGATCTCCTTCATCCCGCTGATGAACAGCCTCGTGCTCTCGGGCGGCTGCGCCGTCGTGACGGTGGTGGTCGCGATCCTCGCGGCGTACCCGCTGTCGCGGTACCGGATGCGCATCACCAAGCCGTTCCTCTACGGGATCCTCTTCGGCACGTGCCTGCCCATCACGGCGATGATGGTCCCCGTCTACAGCCTCTTCGTGACCCTCGACCTCATCGACTCGATCGGCGGCACGGTCTTCTTCCTCGCCGCCACGAGCCTGCCGATGGCGATCTGGATGGCGAAGAACTTCATGGACTCCGTGCCGATCTCGCTCGAGGAGGCGGCGTGGACCGACGGCGCGTCGATGATGCGCACGCTCACCCACATCGTCGTGCCGCTCATGCGGCCGGGGATCGCGGTGGTGTTCATCTTCGTGTTCATCCAGGCGTGGGGGAACTTCTTCGTGCCCTTCATCCTGCTGCTGAGCCCGGACAAGCAGCCGGCCGCCGTGAGCATCTTCGCCTTCTTCGGGCAGTACGGATCCGTGGCGTACGGCCAGCTCGCGGCGTTCTCGCTCGTCTACTCGGTGCCCGTCATCGCGCTGTACGTCCTCGTCTCGCGCACGCTCGGCGGGTCGAACGCGCTCGCCGGCGCCGTGAAGGGCTGA
- a CDS encoding NAD(P)-dependent alcohol dehydrogenase yields MRALQYTRIGSHPEVVEIEKPVPGPGQVLLRVTAVGVCHSDEYVMGLSEEEYRAAGYPLPLTLGHEGAGVVEELGAGVEHLAVGDAVAVYGPWGCGRCHACAEGRENYCENAAAEGVQPPGLGAPGAMAEYMIVDDPRHLVPLGDLDPVANVSLTDAGLTPYHAIKTSLPKLGAGTFAVVIGTGGLGHVGIQILRALSGATVIALDVNEEKLELARHVGAHHTVISDRETADGIRAITGGRGVQAVFDFVGANPTMTTALQVVEPAGDVTIVGIGGGTMEVGFGSIAFDAAVRIPYWGSRSELIEVLDVARSGQVTVETQRYALEDGPDAYAALAAGTVRGRAVIVP; encoded by the coding sequence GTGAGGGCGCTCCAGTACACCCGCATCGGATCCCACCCCGAGGTCGTCGAGATCGAGAAGCCCGTGCCCGGGCCCGGTCAGGTCCTCCTCCGCGTCACCGCCGTCGGCGTGTGCCACTCGGACGAGTACGTGATGGGACTCTCGGAGGAGGAGTACCGCGCCGCCGGCTACCCGCTCCCCCTCACGCTCGGCCACGAGGGCGCGGGCGTCGTGGAGGAGCTGGGCGCGGGCGTCGAGCACCTCGCCGTCGGCGACGCCGTCGCGGTCTACGGGCCCTGGGGCTGCGGCCGCTGCCACGCGTGCGCCGAGGGTCGCGAGAACTACTGCGAGAACGCGGCCGCCGAGGGGGTCCAGCCTCCCGGGCTCGGTGCGCCCGGCGCCATGGCGGAGTACATGATCGTCGACGACCCGCGCCACCTGGTGCCGCTCGGCGACCTCGACCCCGTCGCCAACGTCTCCCTCACCGACGCCGGCCTCACCCCGTACCACGCCATCAAGACGTCGCTGCCGAAGCTCGGCGCGGGCACCTTCGCGGTCGTCATCGGCACGGGAGGGCTGGGGCACGTCGGGATCCAGATCCTCCGCGCCCTCAGCGGCGCCACGGTCATCGCGCTCGACGTGAACGAGGAGAAGCTCGAGCTCGCCCGCCACGTCGGCGCGCACCACACGGTGATCAGCGACCGGGAGACCGCCGACGGCATCCGCGCGATCACGGGAGGCCGCGGCGTCCAGGCCGTCTTCGACTTCGTCGGCGCCAACCCCACCATGACCACGGCCCTCCAGGTGGTCGAGCCCGCCGGCGACGTGACGATCGTCGGGATCGGCGGCGGCACGATGGAGGTCGGCTTCGGGAGCATCGCGTTCGACGCCGCCGTGCGGATCCCCTACTGGGGCAGCCGCTCCGAGCTGATCGAGGTGCTCGACGTGGCCCGCTCCGGCCAGGTGACCGTCGAGACGCAGCGGTACGCGCTCGAGGACGGGCCGGACGCCTACGCCGCGCTCGCGGCGGGCACCGTCCGCGGCCGCGCGGTCATCGTGCCGTAG